CAAAGGACCTTGACATCAAGGAGATGGCACCGAATGTGGAGTATCTCTACTTCCCCTGCTGCACACTCTGCTATGATTCTCGTGTGAAGAATGTTGCTCGCTCAGTCGCAAAACTCCTGAAAGCCGCACAGGTCGACTTCGGCATCCTCTCAGGGAGCGAGGTCTGCTGTGGAGACCCTTCCCGCTCCATTGGAGATTTCGCCCAGTCAGTGAGACTCATTGCCGACAACTCAAAACTCTTCAAAGAAACCGGAGTCAAGAAGATAATCACCTCATCTCCTCATTGTCACTACGCTTTCAAGAAGTACTATCAAGATCTGCCAGATGTCGAAGTCTTTCATCACTCTGAGATCCTCGCCCATCTTCTCAATTCATCCAGACTCGAAGTCAAGAAGCCTTTCGATGCAAAGGTCACCTACCACGACTCATGCTATCTTGGCCGCCATTCAGGTATCTATGAACCGCCAAGAGAAGTCCTGAGGGCCATACCCGGCATCCATCTTCTAGAAATGGAAAGAACAAGAGAGGACAGCCTTTGCTGTGGTGGTGGTGGTGGTGGTGCCTGGCTCGAGGTGAAGAAAGGGGAAAGGTTTGCAGAACTTCGAATCGAGGAGGCCCTTCAAACCGGCTCTTCTATTCTCGCGGTCTCATGCCCGTTCTGCATACTCATGCTTGAGGATGCAGTCAAAACTCTCAACAAAGAAGAGAACATACAAGTAAAAGACATTGCAGAAATCGCTGCTGAAGGCTTATAGATGAGACCAAAAATCGGCGTATATATCTGCCACTGCGGCACCAACATCGCATCCAGGGTTGATGTGCCTGCTGTGGTAGAACATGCAGGCGGGCTCCCGTATGTAGCAGTAGCCAAAGAATACAAGTTCATGTGTTCAGAACCGGGTCAGGATATGATAAAAGAGGACATAAACGACTTCGGCCTGAACAGAGTGGTCGTAGCATCGTGTTCCCCTTTGATGCACGAGCCCACCTTCAGAAAGACGTGCGAGAGTGCTGGTCTCAATGGCTACTTGTTCCAGATGGCAAACATAAGAGAGCACTGCTCGTGGGTTTCCGACGATTCCACCCTTGCCACAGAAAAGGCAAAAAGGTTGGTATCTGCTGCGGTCCACAAAGTGAACCTTCTGGAGCCTCTGGAACCAAGGTTTGTAGACGTAAACCCGAATGTGCTGGTAGTTGGCGCCGGGATAGCTGGTATTCAGGCCGCGCTCGAAGTGGCGAACGCAGGCAACAGAGTCTATCTGGTGGAGAGGGAGCCCTGTATCGGCGGCCACATGGCGCAGTTCGACAAAACTTTTCCCACCCTGGATTGCGCAGCATGCATACTCACCCCGAAGATGGTCCAGGTGGGCCGGCACGAGAACATTGAACTCCTCGCACACTCTGAGGTGGAGAAGGTCGATGGCTACATTGGCAACTTCAAAGTGAAGGTTCGCAGTCGTGCCTCCTTTGTGGATGAAGAAAAGTGCAATGGATGTGGCGATTGCTGGGTCAACTGCCCTGTGAGGAACGTGCCTGAGATCCGTAAAGTACCATCAATTGCCCCGATGATAGAAGAGAAGATGCTGACCAAGTTGGATGAGATACTGCAAAAGTACGAAGGTCAAATCGGGGTAGAGATACCTGTCTTGCACGACATAGACCTTGAGTTCAACTATTTACCTGAGGACGCACTCACATATGTGGCAGAGAGACTGGAAGTACCAGTATCTAAATTATATGACATAGCCACCTTTTTCAACGCCTTCAGCCTTGTACCTAGAGGGAGGCACGAGATCAAGGTCTGTATGGGGACTGCTTGTTTCGTGAGAGGTGGAGAAATGTTAGTGGAGAGACTGAGTGAGGAATTGGGAATAGCTCCAGGTGAGACCACAAAAGACATGCGGTTTACGCTCAGCCCCGTGCGCTGCATTGGGTGCTGCAGTCTTGCACCCGCAATGATGATTGATGAGAGAGTGTACGGACGCCTGAAGTTGAGCAAAATATCTGGCATTCTTTCAGAGCACAAATGATCGCAAGGAATATAGTATGGTAGTGCTGACAATCAATGATCAAAGAATAGAAGTTGAAGAAGGGACAACAATTCTGAAGGCCGCAAGGGAGTCGGGTATTGAGATACCTACTCTCTGCTATCACCCTGCTCTGAAGCCATATCAGGCTTGCCGGGTCTGTGTCGTAGAAGTGGTTCAAAATGGAAAGTCTGAACTGGCCGCGTCCTGTGGTCGCGTGGTAGAAGAGGGTATGATAGTCAAGACCGATTCAGAAAAGGCCCTGAGGGCCCGCAGGGTTACTGTGGAATTACTACTCGCCCGGGCACCAGGTTCTGAAGTCATACAGGACTTGGCAAGTAAAATGGATATTAAGGCGCCGAGGTTCAAGACAAAGGACGAAAAAGAAAAATGTATTCTATGTGGCCGATGTGTGAGGATATGCAACGACGTGATGAAGGTGGGCGCAATTGGATTCGCCAACCGGGGCGCAAACATGAAAATCGCGCCTCCCTTTAAGAAGTCTTCAAAAGTGTGCACCACCTGCGGAGCTTGTACCTATATATGCCCTACAGGGGCCATTGTGCTCGAAGACATTACAGACTATGAGGTCACTCCCATAGCCTCGGAATTCGACGTGGGACTATCCTCGAGGCCGTGCATTTACACTCCATTTCCTCAGGCCGTTCCAAACAAGCCCGTTCTGGACAGTGAAAACTGCATCTACTTCAAGACCGGCAACTGCAAAGTTTGCGACAAGGTGTGCGACCCGGAAGCAATAGACTATAACCAGGAGGACAAGGAACTCGAAATTGAGGCGGGTTCCATCATTGTAGCTACAGGCTTCGATCTCCTCGATCCAGGCGAGATACAAAGACTGGGATTTGGCCGGTATCCAGCGGTCCATACGTCACTGGAGTTTGAGAGGCTGAATAATGCATCGGGCCCAACCGACGGCAAGATACTTACCCGGGATGGCAAGGTGCCTCAGTCCGTGGCTATCGTGCATTGTGTCGGCAGCAGGGACCAAAATTACAAAGAGTACTGCTCCAAGGTCTGCTGCATGTATTCGTTGAAGTTCGCTCATCTCATCAGAGACAAGACAGGCGCGGATGTCTATAACTTTTACATAGACATAAGAAGCGGCGGCAAAAGGTACGAGGAATTTTACAAAAGGCTCAGTGAAGAAGGCGTACGGTTCGTGAGAGGAAAGGTGGTCGAGGTAACCGACAAGGCAGTCTCCCCTGATGAGAAGGGGAAACTCGTCGTGGTAGCAGAAGATACACTCCTAGGTCAGTTGGTGAGGGTTCCGGTCGATATGGTCATACTCTCACCAGCCATGAAGGCCCGGCAGGATGCGGAAGAAGTCGCCAGAACGTTTGGTCTGGCCCGGGATGCGAGCGGCTTTTTCCTTGAGAAACATCCAAAGCTGGCTCCAGTCGCAACAGCGACAGATGGAATATTCATCGCAGGTACCTGCTCTGGCCCCATGGACATACCCGAATCAGTTGCCCAGGGCCAAGCCGCAGCATCATCAGCACTTTCGCTGGCAGCCCGGGGCATCGTACAGGTCGAGTCAGCAACCGCTCAGGTGATAGAGGAGTTATGTTCCGGCTGCCAGGTGTGCGTCGAACTCTGCGCCTATTCAGCCGTAGAATTTGACCAGAGGAACAAAGTCTCAAGAGTGAACGAGATAGTCTGCAAAGGTTGCGGAACCTGCGTGGCGGGCTGCCCAAGCGGAGCGATGCTTGGCAAGCACTTCACCAAACAGCAAGTCATGGCAGAGATAGACGGTGTCCTCTCATGAGTTTTGAACCCAAGATTCTCGGACTGCTCTGCAACTGGTGTTCCTACACGGCAGCGGACCTTGCTGGCACGTCGCGAATCAAATACTCTCCATGTTTCCACATTGTGAGAGTGATGTGCAGTGGCTCTGTCGATTCGGTCTACATATTGAGGGCCCTCCTGGAGGGCGCAGATGGAGTCATGATAGCCGGATGCAAGCCGGGTGACTGCCACTACATGTCAGGCAACTACAAGGCGAGAAGGAGAGCAACGATATTGAAGACGGTCCTGAAGACCCTCGGATTGGATGAGGACAGAGTATGGGTGAGGTGGATCAGCGCAAGCGAGGGTGCGAAGCTCGCCGAAACTGTCAACCAGTTCGTTGAAGAAATAAAGAAAAAACCAGCGAATTCCCTCTCTAACAGTCCCGAAGCATGAGACCGATCAGAGTAACGACTATTCGGGGTCGGCTCTCAGAAATCGATTTTGCAATTTGTCGAAGGGTGGCGCGCCGTACGCCGACAAGATACGCTGAGCAAGCTCAGCTACTCCAAACCTTGGGTATATCCTTGGAGTAGCGCAACTTGTTGCGCGCGCCGTACGCCGACAGGATACGCCGAGCAAGCTCCCTCCGGCGGAGTTTATGCTTGGCGAAGCCGAGTGCGAAGGACAGGCGGCTACTCCTGCACCAAGCGCTTTGCGACTAGCGCGTCTCCTCCGTCCTTTCGATTTTGGCCTCCAAGGCTTCTATCCGATCCTGCTGCGCTTTTACTGCTTCTACCAACACTGCCACCAAACGGGCATAATCAAGAGAGCGCGCATCATCACCATCCGGTTCATAGGCAACGACCTCTGGGATGACTTCACCCACCTCCTCTGCTATCATACCTATGTCCTGCTGCCCGTTCCCTTTCCAATCGAAGTATACACCCCTCAGCCTCTGCACCTTCTCCAATGCATCTGGAATCGTCTCTATGTTCGTCTTCCACCTCCTTTCTGAGTGACTCGATATTTCAAGCCTCATCAAATCGATCACCGATTCTCCAGCGCCCGTCGGGAGTTTTCGTATTTTTCTCGTCCTCTCTGAGTTCGGAAGTGGAACCTGGCTGCCTCCCCCATCTGCTCAAGCTGTGTCTTCGTAGTTGCAAGGAACTCATCGTCCAAGGAACGTCCAGCCAGGTCGCCGTTTTTGCTCTGCTCGACGGGCATGATGATTCGGGTTATTTCGGCAGACTGGTCCTTACGGTCTCCGGTGACAGTCCAGTGGACTTCGGTGCCCGGTTTTCCTCCTATGACGAAGCGGTTGCCCTTGACTTTCTCAGCAATAAACACCTCGTAAGTCCCCACGCCGGTCAACTGCACCATGGGATTTCGATTGAGCGCATCGAAGTAGCCCGGCAGGTGAACCTCAGCACGTCCATCTCCACCGATATGGGTAACACCCCGATAGATGAGCACCATCTCGGGTGACTCCACGAAGTAGTGGTTCAGAATTTTGCGCGTTGGTTCGAGGGGGTGGTCTATGGTGAAAGTACCAGAACCCTTGGAAAGGACTCCAACACGAGTCTGGCCTGATGCGGTTGCTGTCTGACCGTTAAAGGCAGCGGAATTGTTAAAGGCAGCGGGAACAACCGAATTTTCACCGACTGTGAAACTATGGTTTCCAGCAGAAGTATCAGCAAATCCGCCCCCCACAGTCGCCCTAGTCCCGCTGGCGGTGTTCTGATATCCGCCGCCCACGGTCACACCACTGCCGCTGGCGGTGTTGCCATATCCGCCGGCCACGGTCGCACTCCAGCCGCTGGCGAAGTTGTAATATCCGCCACCCGCGGTCGCATACTGGGCGCTGGCAGTGTTGTTCGAACCGCCCCCCACGGTCGCATGCTGGTCGCTGGCGGTGTTACTCTCTCCACCGGAGACGGTCGCATGGTAGGCGGTCGCGGTGTTGGAACTTCCGCCGCCCACGGTCGCATCCCAGCCGCTGGCCGTGTTGTTCTGTCCGCCGCCCACGGTCGCATAGTTTGCGCTGGCGGTGTTGCCATATCCGCCACCGACAGTGCAATATCCACGATCCTGTCCCGAAGTACCGGTCGTGCAAGCGATGCCAAAATTAACGTGGGTGCTGTCCTCGGTGCCGTAGAGGACATTAGAACTGCGCATTGCGAGCCCATAGTCAGCACTCGGATGAAGCACGTTGCCAGTTATGGTCCAGTCATTGTCACCGGCAGCAGCCTGCCATGCCCCCAGACCGGAAACATCTGAAGTCAAGACATAACCGCTCGTCGCACCCGTAGGCAGACTGAAACCCGTCATCTGGACAGTACCATTAACATCCACTCTCTCCGCCGGGCTGGTCGTTCCTACGCCCACATTGCCACCTGCCTGAACGCTCAAGAGCGGACTGCCACCCCATTCCCTTATGTCAAATCTGTCAGCATCACCAGCAGCCACCAGCTCCCAGTCAGAAACATCCGCATTGGAGATATTCACGATCGACTCAATAGAATCAGGTCGCCCGACATACGCCGTGCCGTCTATAATACAATTGCCACTGACATGAAGTTTAGCAGCAGGAGAGGGACTCGTCCCAATCCCAACATTACCTGCGACAGCAGAATACATGTCATTCCCCACAATGACCCAATCGTTGTCAGTGGGAGCATTCAATGCGTAGTCTGCAGTGTCTGCATAGGGGGCTTTAAACGCAGCATCCGCATCAGCTCTTAATATAGTCCCATCCACAATCATCGGGCTGTCAATCGCGTCAACCTGCCCTTCATTCACGTACTGAGCATCCCCATACGAAAGTGGAAACAGTTCGCTCGCTGTCGGTGTCGCACTCGCATCAAACCCATCGACCATACTAGCATCGTCAGCACTGTCTGCCTTCACTGCTCGATAAGCATAACCAACACTGGTGATCTCTGTCCTGGGAGACAGAGTCTGCGCTTCCACCATAAGCTCAAGCCATCGTGATGCACCCGCCCCAAATACATCTGATGGGATAGGAGTCAAAACACCCAGGACAACATTGAAAAGCCCATCTTCCACAATCATATTCTGACTCTCATTCCACAGTTCTGTCCCCACGCTCGCTGCATCCCAGATTCCAAAGGTCATGCTCAATCTATCATTGATAGGATTACCTGCATCATCTGTAAGATATCCCTGGTAGTTGATGTGCCCGGGAACAACCAGTACGCCTGCAGGCTTAATGACATGCGAGTGTGTTTTCTTTACTTCGACTGTACCGAATCTGGCCTCGTCAACCGCCTTTCTCTGTTGTGCCACAGCAACAGCACATACAGCAAAGGCTGCCAGGACTATTACGATGAATACTCTCTTACCCATTGTTCCTCCTCGTAGCGGATAATGTGAATACCCGGTCATCTCAGGATGACCATCTTCCTAATGCGGATAAAGTTGCCTGCCTTTATCCGATAGAAGTAGACACCACTGGGCAGATGTCGTCCTGATACGCCCCTGAGGTCCCACTTGAC
The sequence above is drawn from the candidate division TA06 bacterium genome and encodes:
- a CDS encoding (Fe-S)-binding protein, whose translation is MESLSPMLEVAEAIIEAGGKTLTTCYQCGTCTASCPWGLFTGLKVRDMIRKAQFGYEGFESEDLWKCVTCNTCVSRCPRGVEIIDLVSAMRSIMADMGSIPKSLKTAIASIKSNGNPWAGERESRGDWAKDLDIKEMAPNVEYLYFPCCTLCYDSRVKNVARSVAKLLKAAQVDFGILSGSEVCCGDPSRSIGDFAQSVRLIADNSKLFKETGVKKIITSSPHCHYAFKKYYQDLPDVEVFHHSEILAHLLNSSRLEVKKPFDAKVTYHDSCYLGRHSGIYEPPREVLRAIPGIHLLEMERTREDSLCCGGGGGGAWLEVKKGERFAELRIEEALQTGSSILAVSCPFCILMLEDAVKTLNKEENIQVKDIAEIAAEGL
- the nuoE gene encoding NADH-quinone oxidoreductase subunit NuoE — protein: MRPKIGVYICHCGTNIASRVDVPAVVEHAGGLPYVAVAKEYKFMCSEPGQDMIKEDINDFGLNRVVVASCSPLMHEPTFRKTCESAGLNGYLFQMANIREHCSWVSDDSTLATEKAKRLVSAAVHKVNLLEPLEPRFVDVNPNVLVVGAGIAGIQAALEVANAGNRVYLVEREPCIGGHMAQFDKTFPTLDCAACILTPKMVQVGRHENIELLAHSEVEKVDGYIGNFKVKVRSRASFVDEEKCNGCGDCWVNCPVRNVPEIRKVPSIAPMIEEKMLTKLDEILQKYEGQIGVEIPVLHDIDLEFNYLPEDALTYVAERLEVPVSKLYDIATFFNAFSLVPRGRHEIKVCMGTACFVRGGEMLVERLSEELGIAPGETTKDMRFTLSPVRCIGCCSLAPAMMIDERVYGRLKLSKISGILSEHK
- a CDS encoding 4Fe-4S dicluster domain-containing protein, whose amino-acid sequence is MVVLTINDQRIEVEEGTTILKAARESGIEIPTLCYHPALKPYQACRVCVVEVVQNGKSELAASCGRVVEEGMIVKTDSEKALRARRVTVELLLARAPGSEVIQDLASKMDIKAPRFKTKDEKEKCILCGRCVRICNDVMKVGAIGFANRGANMKIAPPFKKSSKVCTTCGACTYICPTGAIVLEDITDYEVTPIASEFDVGLSSRPCIYTPFPQAVPNKPVLDSENCIYFKTGNCKVCDKVCDPEAIDYNQEDKELEIEAGSIIVATGFDLLDPGEIQRLGFGRYPAVHTSLEFERLNNASGPTDGKILTRDGKVPQSVAIVHCVGSRDQNYKEYCSKVCCMYSLKFAHLIRDKTGADVYNFYIDIRSGGKRYEEFYKRLSEEGVRFVRGKVVEVTDKAVSPDEKGKLVVVAEDTLLGQLVRVPVDMVILSPAMKARQDAEEVARTFGLARDASGFFLEKHPKLAPVATATDGIFIAGTCSGPMDIPESVAQGQAAASSALSLAARGIVQVESATAQVIEELCSGCQVCVELCAYSAVEFDQRNKVSRVNEIVCKGCGTCVAGCPSGAMLGKHFTKQQVMAEIDGVLS
- a CDS encoding hydrogenase iron-sulfur subunit, translated to MSFEPKILGLLCNWCSYTAADLAGTSRIKYSPCFHIVRVMCSGSVDSVYILRALLEGADGVMIAGCKPGDCHYMSGNYKARRRATILKTVLKTLGLDEDRVWVRWISASEGAKLAETVNQFVEEIKKKPANSLSNSPEA
- a CDS encoding tail fiber domain-containing protein, with the protein product MRLEISSHSERRWKTNIETIPDALEKVQRLRGVYFDWKGNGQQDIGMIAEEVGEVIPEVVAYEPDGDDARSLDYARLVAVLVEAVKAQQDRIEALEAKIERTEETR